A stretch of Hoplias malabaricus isolate fHopMal1 chromosome 10, fHopMal1.hap1, whole genome shotgun sequence DNA encodes these proteins:
- the grnb gene encoding granulin b yields MREIVWLLVCVLSVCGALICPDGGMCDDGSTCCLTPSGGYGCCPLPNAECCSDHLHCCYEGTLCDLEHSKCVNKTQTLDWVKRVAPKSSSLPQAVKCPDQESECPDDTTCCQLPDGTWGCCPMPNAVCCEDKKHCCPQGTTCDIPHSKCVSPLLGPTPLKRKFPARLRTRGEKIAEAQVKEVSVKSTESNDVLCPDKQSTCPDGTTCCQLGNGSYGCCPMPNAVCCSDHMHCCPEGTSCDLVQSTCVPGNGIEGTATKMLSVFRSKATVNKVPCNDSVACEDGSTCCKKKDGVWACCPLPEAVCCEDHIHCCPEDTVCDLAEGTCDDPAGLLTSVGWMEKVPAVHRAPPPSNKQCDPTTTCPDGTTCCKMESGSWGCCPLPQAVCCEDHLHCCPHNTVCNVAAGTCDSVSEAGVLSTVPWWSKTPAVTLPPENDRCDETTACPAGTTCCRQMSGAWACCPLPQAVCCDDHEHCCPQGYKCDVAHETCEHPSLPRTGWFRKQPALLTMTQHSDAKAKANAESAVAGPEQRHKCDAQTSCPRDTTCCYMTKVNKWGCCPLPEAVCCGGGDHCCPKGYTCDEKKLTCAKGYLEIPWLRKQEAKVTQGSGGVSDVEDVKCDSTTSCPSGCTCCRLPTGKWGCCPHVKAVCCEDHEHCCPAGYTCDVQAGTCLKPFTSHTTALTPVLTHSGEELMCDAANHCSDTQTCCKTSDTDWACCPFKQAVCCKDMKHCCPKGYVCDSKTEGCTRVSSLTWWDSSL; encoded by the exons ATGCGTGAGATCGTGTGGCTGTTGGTGTgtgtactgagtgtgtgtggtgcactTATCTGCCCCGATGGAGGAATGTGCGACGATGGAAGCACCTGCTGCCTGACGCCGTCGGGGGGGTACGGGTGCTGCCCACTCCCTAAT GCAGAATGCTGTTCAGATCATCTACATTGCTGTTATGAGGGAACACTGTGTGATCTAGAACATTCCAAGTGTGTGAACAAGACACAAACTCTAGACTGGGTGAAGAGAGTGGCCCCCAAGTCGTCCAGTCTACCTCAG GCCGTGAAGTGTCCAGACCAGGAGTCCGAATGTCCTgacgacaccacctgctgccaGCTACCGGATGGAACCTGGGGTTGCTGCCCTATGCctaat gcaGTGTGCTGTGAAGATAAGAAGCACTGCTGTCCACAGGGCACGACCTGTGACATACCTCACTCTAAGTGTGTGTCGCCTCTGCTTGGTCCGACTCCCCTGAAGAGAAAGTTTCCTGCACGCCTGAGGACACGAGGAGAAAAGATCGCAG aAGCGCAGGTCAAGGAGGTGTCAGTGAAATCGACAGAGAGTAACGATG tgctctgtCCAGACAAACAATCAACATGCCCCGATGGTACAACCTGCTGCCAACTAGGAAACGGAAGCTATGGCTGCTGCCCGATGCCAAAT GCTGTGTGTTGCTCTGATCATATGCACTGTTGTCCAGAGGGTACGAGTTGTGACCTCGTGCAGAGCACCTGTGTCCCGGGCAACGGGATCGAAGGAACGGCAACAAAGATGCTTTCTGTCTTCCGCTCGAAGGCGACAG TGAATAAAGTGCCGTGTAATGACTCTGTTGCGTGTGAGGACGGTTCGACCTGCTGTAAGAAAAAAGACGGTGTATGGGCCTGCTGTCCACTGCCAGAG GCGGTGTGTTGTGAGGACCACATCCATTGCTGTCCTGAGGACACGGTGTGTGACCTTGCTGAGGGGACGTGTGATGACCCTGCTGGTCTTCTGACCTCTGTTGGCTGGATGGAGAAAGTTCCAGCCGTCCACAGGGCTCCACCACCCAGCAATAAACAATGTGACCCGACCACAACGTGCCCCGATGGCACCACCTGCTGCAAAATGGAATCTGGTTCCTGGGGATGCTGTCCTCTtccacag GCTGTGTGCTGTGAGGACCACCTCCACTGCTGTCCCCACAACACAGTGTGTAACGTGGCTGCTGGTACGTGTGACAGTGTTAGCGAAGCTGGAGTGCTTTCGACAGTGCCTTGGTGGAGCAAGACCCCTGCTGTCACCCTGCCCCCTGAGAATGACCGGTGTGATGAGACCACAGCTTGTCCGGCTGGAACTACCTGCTGCAGACAGATGTCAGGGGCCTGGGCCTGCTGCCCTCTGCCACAG GCTGTGTGCTGTGATGACCACGAGCATTGCTGTCCTCAGGGCTACAAATGTGACGTTGCTCATGAAACCTGTGAGCACCCCTCCCTTCCCCGTACTGGCTGGTTCAGAAAGCAACCAGCTCTGCTCACCATGACTCAGCACTCTGATGCTAAGGCTAAAGCTAATGCGGAGTCTGCAGTGGCAGGTCCTGAGCAGAGGCACAAGTGCGATGCTCAGACCAGCTGCCcgagagacaccacctgctgctacATGACCAAAGTCAACAAGTGGGGCTGCTGTCCACTGCCTGAG GCGGTGTGCTGTGGGGGAGGAGATCACTGTTGTCCTAAAGGCTACACCTGCGATGAGAAGAAGCTCACCTGCGCTAAAGGCTACCTGGAGATTCCATGGTTACGGAAGCAGGAGGCGAAGGTCACTCAGGGGTCAGGCGGGGTGAGCGATGTCGAGGATGTGAAGTGCGACTCCACCACTAGCTGCCCCAGCGGCTGCACCTGCTGCAGGTTACCCACAGGGAAGTGGGGCTGCTGCCCACATGTCAAG gcgGTGTGTTGTGAGGACCATGAGCACTGCTGCCCTGCAGGCTACACTTGTGATGTCCAAGCTGGAACCTGCCTCAAGCCGTTCACCTCCCACACCACTGCCCTCACACCTGTGCTCACACACTCTGGAGAGGAGCTAATGTGTGATGCAGCGAATCACTGCTCCGACACACAAACCTGCTGTAAAACATCCGACACGGACTGGGCCTGCTGTCCGTTCAAACAG gcgGTGTGCTGTAAGGACATGAAGCACTGCTGCCCTAAAGGCTACGTCTGCGACTCCAAGACTGAAGGCTGCACCAGAGTGTCCTCTCTCACTTGGTGGGACAGTTCTCTTTAG